A region from the Citrobacter telavivensis genome encodes:
- a CDS encoding sulfoquinovose isomerase: protein MKWFNTMSHNRWLEQETDRIFNFGKNAAVPTGFGWLGNKGQIKEEMGTHLWITARMLHVYSVAAAMGRPGAYALVDHGINAMNGALRDKKYGGWYACVNDEGVVDASKQGYQHFFALLGAASAVTTGHPEARKLLDYTIEVIEKYFWSEEEQMCLESWDEAFSKTEDYRGGNANMHAVEAFLIVYDVTHDKKWLDRAIRIASVIIHDVARKGEYRVNEHFDVNWNPVRDYNKDNPAHRFRAYGGTPGHWIEWGRLMLHIHAALEARCEQPPAWLLEDAKGLFHATIRDAWAPDGADGIVYTVGWDGKPIVRERVRWPIVEAMGTAYALYTVTGDRQYETWYQTWWDYCIKYLMDYENGSWWQELDADNKVTTRVWDGKQDIYHLLHCLVIPRIPLAPGLAPAVAAGLLDINAK from the coding sequence ATGAAATGGTTTAACACAATGAGCCACAACCGCTGGCTGGAACAAGAAACTGACCGCATCTTCAATTTTGGTAAGAATGCGGCGGTACCAACCGGATTCGGCTGGCTGGGTAACAAGGGACAAATCAAAGAAGAGATGGGCACGCATCTGTGGATCACCGCACGCATGCTGCACGTCTATTCCGTTGCCGCCGCGATGGGCAGACCGGGCGCCTACGCCCTGGTCGATCACGGCATCAATGCCATGAACGGCGCGCTGCGGGACAAAAAATACGGTGGCTGGTACGCCTGTGTGAATGACGAAGGCGTTGTGGATGCGTCCAAGCAGGGATACCAACACTTTTTTGCGCTACTGGGCGCTGCCAGCGCGGTCACTACCGGACATCCTGAGGCCAGGAAACTGCTCGATTACACCATTGAAGTTATTGAGAAATACTTCTGGAGTGAAGAAGAGCAAATGTGTCTGGAATCCTGGGATGAGGCGTTCAGCAAAACCGAAGACTATCGCGGCGGCAATGCCAATATGCACGCCGTCGAAGCCTTCCTGATTGTTTACGACGTCACCCATGACAAAAAATGGCTGGATCGTGCTATCCGCATTGCCTCGGTCATCATTCACGATGTCGCCCGCAAAGGGGAATACCGCGTCAATGAGCATTTCGACGTGAACTGGAACCCGGTCCGCGATTACAACAAAGACAACCCTGCCCACCGTTTCCGTGCCTATGGCGGCACCCCAGGCCACTGGATTGAATGGGGCCGCCTGATGCTGCACATCCACGCCGCGTTAGAAGCTCGATGCGAACAGCCTCCTGCCTGGTTGCTGGAAGACGCGAAAGGTCTCTTCCACGCCACCATTCGTGATGCCTGGGCACCCGATGGGGCTGACGGCATCGTGTACACCGTTGGCTGGGATGGCAAACCCATTGTTCGTGAACGTGTGCGCTGGCCCATTGTGGAAGCGATGGGCACTGCCTATGCGCTGTATACAGTAACGGGCGATCGCCAGTACGAAACCTGGTATCAGACATGGTGGGACTACTGCATTAAATACCTGATGGATTACGAAAATGGCTCCTGGTGGCAGGAACTGGATGCGGACAACAAGGTCACCACTCGGGTGTGGGATGGTAAGCAGGATATTTATCACCTGTTGCACTGTCTGGTCATTCCGCGCATCCCGTTAGCGCCAGGTCTGGCACCTGCCGTTGCAGCGGGCCTGTTGGATATTAATGCGAAATAA
- a CDS encoding sulfofructosephosphate aldolase, with protein sequence MTTYTLKDITRPSGGFAMLAVDQREAMRLMFAAAGAPTPVTDQHLTDFKVNAAKILSPYASAILLDQQFCYRQAVEQKAVAKSCGMIVAADAFIPGNGIPVDSVVIDKSINPQAVKQDGAKALKLLVLWRSDEDAQQRLAMVKEFNTLCHANGLLSIIEPVVRPPRRGDNFDREQAIIDAAKELGDSGADLYKVEMPLHGKGTQQALLSASQHLNEHINMPWVILSSGVDEKLFPRAVSVAMSAGASGFLAGRAVWSSVVGLPDSELMLRDVSAPKLQRLGEIVDEMMARRR encoded by the coding sequence ATGACCACGTACACCCTGAAAGATATCACCCGACCTTCCGGCGGTTTCGCCATGCTGGCCGTTGACCAGCGTGAAGCGATGCGCCTGATGTTTGCCGCAGCAGGCGCGCCAACGCCGGTCACCGATCAACATCTCACGGATTTCAAAGTCAATGCTGCAAAAATTCTCTCGCCGTATGCCTCCGCGATCCTGCTGGACCAACAGTTCTGTTACCGCCAGGCAGTGGAGCAAAAAGCCGTCGCCAAAAGCTGCGGCATGATTGTCGCCGCCGACGCCTTCATCCCGGGCAACGGCATTCCCGTCGATAGCGTGGTGATTGATAAAAGCATCAATCCGCAGGCCGTCAAGCAGGATGGTGCGAAAGCCTTAAAGCTGCTGGTGCTTTGGCGCAGTGATGAAGACGCGCAGCAACGTCTGGCGATGGTGAAAGAGTTCAATACGTTGTGCCATGCCAATGGCCTGTTGAGCATCATCGAACCGGTGGTCCGCCCGCCCCGTCGCGGAGATAACTTCGATCGCGAACAGGCAATTATCGATGCCGCCAAAGAATTGGGCGACAGCGGCGCCGATCTCTACAAGGTTGAAATGCCACTGCACGGTAAAGGCACACAGCAAGCCCTGCTCAGTGCCTCTCAGCACCTGAACGAACACATCAACATGCCGTGGGTCATTCTCTCTTCCGGCGTTGACGAAAAGCTGTTTCCACGTGCGGTCAGCGTCGCGATGAGCGCAGGCGCTTCCGGCTTCCTGGCCGGTCGTGCGGTCTGGTCTTCAGTGGTTGGCCTGCCGGACAGCGAGCTGATGCTGCGAGATGTTTCTGCACCTAAATTGCAACGCTTAGGTGAAATTGTCGATGAAATGATGGCCCGCCGCCGTTAA
- the yihU gene encoding sulfolactaldehyde 3-reductase codes for MAVIAFIGLGQMGSPMASNLLRQGHQLSVFDVNADAVQRLVEKGAQPACSPAQAAQGAEFVITMLPNGDLVRRVLLGEDGVCESLSPQALVIDMSTIHPLQTDKLIAELHAKGFAMMDVPVGRTSDHAVAGTLLLLVGGTPNQVERATPVLMAMGNELINAGGPGMGIRVKLINNYMSIALNALSAEAAVLCEALGLSFDVALQVMSGTPAGKGHFTTSWPNKVLKGDLSPAFMIDLAHKDLGIALDVANQLHVPMPLGAASREVYNQARAAGRGREDWTAILEQVRTTAGLKNHH; via the coding sequence ATGGCAGTAATAGCATTTATCGGATTAGGGCAGATGGGCTCCCCGATGGCGAGCAACCTGCTCAGGCAGGGTCACCAACTCAGCGTTTTTGACGTTAACGCCGATGCCGTACAACGTCTGGTCGAAAAAGGGGCGCAACCCGCTTGCTCTCCAGCACAGGCCGCGCAAGGCGCTGAGTTTGTCATCACGATGCTGCCCAATGGCGATCTGGTTCGCCGCGTGTTGTTGGGTGAAGACGGTGTTTGCGAAAGCCTCTCCCCGCAGGCGCTGGTGATCGATATGTCAACCATCCATCCCTTGCAGACCGACAAATTGATCGCCGAACTGCATGCCAAAGGTTTCGCCATGATGGATGTACCGGTCGGGCGGACCTCCGATCACGCCGTTGCTGGCACATTGCTATTGCTGGTAGGCGGCACGCCGAACCAGGTCGAGCGCGCCACGCCGGTGCTGATGGCGATGGGGAATGAGTTGATTAACGCCGGCGGTCCGGGAATGGGGATCCGCGTGAAGTTGATTAACAACTACATGAGCATCGCGCTAAATGCCCTGTCAGCCGAAGCCGCCGTACTGTGTGAAGCACTGGGCCTTTCCTTCGATGTAGCGCTACAGGTCATGAGCGGGACGCCTGCCGGAAAAGGCCACTTCACCACCTCGTGGCCGAACAAAGTGCTGAAGGGCGATCTTTCACCGGCCTTCATGATCGACCTGGCCCATAAAGATCTTGGTATCGCGCTGGATGTCGCCAATCAACTGCACGTTCCTATGCCGCTCGGCGCGGCGTCCAGGGAAGTTTATAACCAGGCGCGAGCCGCTGGCCGTGGGCGGGAAGACTGGACCGCCATTCTCGAACAGGTTCGCACTACTGCCGGACTGAAAAACCACCATTGA
- a CDS encoding ribokinase: MIRIACVGITVLDRIYYVETLPTEGGKYVAHRYTEVGGGPAATAAVAAAKLGAQVDFIGRVGDDDTGNRLLSELESLGVNTRYTRRYAGAKSSQSAITVDAHGERIIVNFPSPDLLAEADWLNDIDFSQWDVVLADVRWHEGAKQAFTLARQAGVKTLLDGDVTPQDISELVALSDHAAFSAPGLARLTGISEVASALKQSQTITNGHVYVTQGREGCYWIEDGMLQHQAGFTVDVVDTTGAGDVFHGALAFSLASGSELKDAVRFASGVAALKCTRPGGRAGIPDCDQTRSFLSLFV, from the coding sequence ATGATTCGTATTGCTTGTGTAGGTATTACCGTGCTGGATCGCATCTATTACGTAGAAACGTTACCGACAGAAGGCGGTAAATATGTGGCGCATCGCTATACCGAGGTCGGCGGTGGGCCGGCCGCGACAGCCGCGGTGGCGGCGGCGAAGTTAGGTGCGCAGGTAGACTTTATTGGCCGCGTGGGTGATGACGACACCGGAAACCGTCTGCTGTCGGAGCTGGAATCCCTGGGGGTCAATACCCGCTACACCCGGCGCTATGCCGGCGCGAAGTCGTCACAGTCGGCCATTACGGTCGACGCTCACGGGGAGCGAATTATCGTCAATTTCCCGAGCCCCGATCTGCTGGCGGAGGCAGACTGGCTTAACGACATCGACTTTTCCCAGTGGGATGTGGTACTGGCGGACGTCCGCTGGCATGAAGGGGCAAAACAGGCATTTACGCTGGCGCGTCAGGCGGGCGTGAAAACGCTGCTGGATGGTGATGTGACGCCGCAGGACATTAGCGAGCTGGTGGCATTAAGCGATCATGCCGCATTTTCGGCCCCAGGTTTGGCGCGTCTGACCGGTATCAGTGAGGTCGCCAGCGCATTAAAACAATCACAAACGATCACAAATGGACATGTCTACGTCACGCAGGGTCGCGAAGGGTGTTACTGGATAGAAGATGGCATGCTGCAACACCAGGCCGGTTTTACGGTGGATGTGGTGGATACGACCGGGGCAGGCGATGTTTTTCACGGTGCGCTGGCATTCAGCCTTGCATCAGGAAGCGAACTAAAAGACGCTGTCAGATTCGCCAGCGGCGTTGCAGCGCTAAAATGCACCCGACCCGGTGGGCGCGCAGGAATCCCTGACTGTGATCAAACCCGATCTTTTCTGTCACTTTTTGTATAA
- a CDS encoding DeoR family transcriptional regulator produces the protein MSFTELTGNPRHDQLLSLIGERGYMNIDELAALLDVSTQTVRRDIRKLSEQGLITRHHGGAGRASSVVNTAFEQREVSWTQEKKAIAEAVADYIPDGSTVFITIGTTVEQVARALLNHNHLRIITNSLRVAHILYNNPRFEVMVPGGTLRPHNSGIIGPSATAFVGDFRADYLVTSVGAIESDGAMLEFDVNEASVVKTMMAHSRHILLAADHTKYHASAAVEIGNISSVTALFTDELPGPALHTLLQSNQVEIVQVSPDQDDSVSA, from the coding sequence ATGAGTTTTACCGAACTGACCGGTAACCCACGGCACGATCAGTTGCTGTCGCTCATAGGTGAGCGCGGGTATATGAACATTGATGAACTGGCGGCTTTACTGGATGTCTCCACACAAACGGTGCGTCGTGATATTCGTAAATTAAGCGAGCAGGGGTTGATCACCCGTCATCACGGGGGTGCCGGTCGCGCGTCCAGCGTCGTGAATACTGCCTTTGAGCAACGTGAAGTTTCATGGACGCAAGAGAAAAAAGCCATCGCGGAAGCGGTGGCAGACTATATTCCGGATGGTTCAACGGTGTTCATCACCATTGGTACCACCGTGGAGCAGGTGGCGCGGGCATTGTTGAACCACAATCATCTGCGCATCATCACCAACAGCCTACGGGTTGCGCATATTCTCTATAACAATCCCCGCTTCGAAGTGATGGTTCCCGGTGGAACGCTGCGGCCACATAACAGCGGTATTATTGGTCCTTCTGCGACCGCGTTTGTCGGCGATTTCCGGGCGGACTACCTCGTCACCAGCGTGGGGGCGATAGAAAGTGATGGGGCGATGTTAGAATTTGACGTCAATGAAGCCAGCGTGGTGAAGACCATGATGGCCCACTCCAGGCATATTCTGCTTGCTGCCGACCATACTAAATACCACGCCTCAGCAGCGGTTGAAATTGGCAATATCTCTTCCGTTACCGCATTGTTTACGGATGAACTTCCCGGTCCGGCGCTCCATACGCTTCTCCAGTCTAATCAGGTGGAGATTGTACAGGTGAGCCCAGACCAGGATGATAGTGTTTCTGCGTAA
- a CDS encoding autotransporter outer membrane beta-barrel domain-containing protein translates to MKTQKMKCKTPSPGKLALCIASALALGSLSGQAIAAGCSYTTTAQFFCDDQTIYYNGNPLLSNSRDYTSFDEVLINTSQNGITTPLQGWGVYLDSTGYKFKNLVINTTGSEADGIHSKNAGGRLEAENITITTTGTSSDGINLGRELSSAYSVVEVSGNVSVDASDGMGLRANISRANTSAYSSIIVHGDADIVTRGSGGMNSGYGIYAGKDLGDLFGSAAGIADVTIGGTTTITTSGTNAYGVYAGRKGEVNLNNLDVTTTNSGAHGIYASASSDFATVNLGGNTAIDATGNNAYAMYAYQSKALIRSWDKATDTAASGVYDIKGNLYARSSGVIDLTMDDGSQFVGSANSSQLENTASYRATINLDMKGASSEWKMTGNSVVSNLTLDQATLRYSPDGVSRDDATTFKTLTVVGNYIGTNALLVLNTVLEGDTSLTDKLVVQGDTSGNTKVGINNIGGAGELTVDGIKIVEVAGNSDGTFTKSGRIVAGAYDYDVVKKASDWYLTSELSPVDPPPPPPPPPTEPEPDPAQPDPEDPPGPPVPTPPSTEHQYRPEFGSYLANNYAANTLFITRLHDRLGETQYTDMLTGEEKVTTMWMRNVGGHNRFTDGSGQLKTTANRYVLQLGGDLAQWSSDGLDRWHLGAMAGYANQKSKTHNSYTGYASRGQVDGYSVGLYATWYANEADKTGTYLDSWVLYNWFDNTVRGDHLASENYKSDGITASVEGGYSFLVGESENKTYWIQPKAQVIWMDVQADSHREHNGTQVKDKTDGNLMTRLGVRAYLKGHAEKDADKGRDFQPFIEANWIHNTNNQTVQMGSIKDEISGTRNIGELKVGMEGQINPRLQVWGNVSQQVGDNSYSDTSAMLGVKYSF, encoded by the coding sequence ATGAAAACACAAAAAATGAAATGCAAAACACCCTCACCAGGTAAATTGGCACTCTGTATCGCGAGTGCGCTGGCTCTGGGGAGCCTAAGCGGACAAGCGATTGCTGCGGGATGTAGTTACACGACTACGGCCCAATTTTTCTGTGACGATCAGACGATTTACTATAATGGTAACCCGCTGTTGTCAAATAGCCGCGACTACACGTCATTTGACGAAGTCTTAATTAATACAAGCCAGAATGGCATAACCACGCCTTTGCAAGGTTGGGGTGTATACCTTGATAGTACGGGTTATAAATTTAAAAATCTGGTCATTAACACGACTGGCTCGGAAGCGGATGGGATCCACTCTAAAAACGCCGGCGGTCGATTAGAAGCAGAAAATATTACCATTACGACGACCGGAACGAGTTCTGATGGGATAAACCTCGGTCGTGAGCTTTCAAGTGCTTATTCTGTTGTCGAAGTTAGCGGCAATGTTTCTGTCGACGCTTCAGACGGCATGGGGCTGCGTGCCAATATCTCCAGAGCAAACACAAGCGCGTACTCTTCAATCATTGTTCACGGCGATGCTGATATTGTTACTCGCGGTAGCGGTGGCATGAACTCCGGATACGGGATTTATGCGGGTAAAGACCTCGGTGACCTATTCGGTAGCGCTGCGGGGATCGCCGATGTCACAATCGGTGGAACCACAACCATTACGACTTCCGGTACAAATGCTTATGGGGTTTACGCCGGGAGAAAAGGTGAAGTTAACCTCAATAACCTGGATGTTACTACCACTAATAGTGGGGCGCATGGCATCTATGCTTCCGCCAGTAGTGATTTCGCCACGGTGAATCTGGGGGGAAACACGGCTATTGATGCTACAGGCAACAACGCTTACGCGATGTATGCCTATCAAAGTAAAGCGCTCATTCGCTCCTGGGATAAGGCAACAGATACTGCAGCTTCAGGCGTCTATGACATTAAAGGTAATCTGTACGCGCGTTCAAGCGGCGTTATTGACCTGACCATGGATGACGGTAGCCAATTCGTCGGTAGCGCCAACTCTTCACAACTGGAAAACACGGCTTCTTATCGTGCAACCATTAATCTGGATATGAAAGGGGCCAGCAGCGAATGGAAAATGACCGGAAACTCCGTCGTTTCTAACCTGACGCTGGATCAAGCCACGCTGCGCTACAGCCCTGACGGCGTTTCTCGCGACGATGCAACCACCTTCAAAACGCTGACTGTTGTGGGCAACTATATCGGTACCAACGCACTGTTAGTGCTGAACACGGTGCTGGAAGGCGATACTTCCCTGACGGATAAACTCGTCGTCCAGGGCGATACCTCTGGCAATACCAAAGTGGGCATCAACAACATTGGTGGTGCCGGTGAACTGACTGTCGACGGGATTAAAATCGTTGAAGTTGCCGGGAACTCTGACGGTACCTTTACGAAATCAGGGCGTATCGTTGCCGGCGCGTATGACTATGACGTGGTGAAAAAAGCCAGTGACTGGTATCTGACAAGCGAACTGTCACCGGTGGATCCGCCACCGCCGCCGCCACCACCGCCAACCGAGCCAGAACCCGATCCCGCGCAGCCAGACCCAGAGGATCCTCCTGGACCGCCAGTGCCAACACCGCCCTCTACAGAGCACCAGTATCGCCCTGAATTTGGGAGCTACCTGGCGAACAACTATGCGGCCAATACCCTGTTTATCACCCGTCTGCACGACCGTCTGGGTGAGACGCAGTATACCGACATGCTGACCGGCGAAGAAAAAGTCACCACCATGTGGATGCGTAATGTAGGTGGCCATAATCGCTTCACTGACGGCAGCGGACAGCTGAAAACCACCGCTAACCGTTATGTTCTGCAGTTAGGTGGCGATCTGGCGCAGTGGAGCAGCGACGGCCTCGATCGCTGGCATCTGGGTGCCATGGCGGGTTATGCCAACCAGAAAAGTAAAACCCATAACAGCTACACGGGCTATGCGTCCCGTGGACAGGTAGACGGTTACAGCGTGGGTCTGTATGCCACCTGGTATGCAAACGAAGCGGATAAGACCGGGACCTATCTGGACAGTTGGGTGCTGTACAACTGGTTTGATAACACCGTGCGCGGCGATCATCTGGCCAGTGAAAACTACAAATCCGACGGTATCACGGCGTCTGTTGAAGGCGGTTATAGCTTCCTGGTCGGGGAAAGTGAAAATAAAACCTACTGGATCCAACCGAAAGCGCAGGTTATCTGGATGGACGTGCAGGCTGATTCACACCGTGAACACAACGGGACTCAGGTGAAAGACAAGACTGACGGTAACCTGATGACGCGCCTTGGCGTTCGTGCTTACCTGAAAGGTCACGCGGAGAAAGATGCCGATAAAGGCCGTGATTTCCAACCGTTTATTGAAGCGAACTGGATCCACAACACCAATAACCAGACCGTACAGATGGGCTCCATCAAGGATGAAATCAGCGGGACGCGTAACATTGGTGAGCTGAAAGTGGGTATGGAAGGGCAGATCAATCCACGTCTGCAGGTGTGGGGTAACGTTTCGCAGCAGGTCGGCGACAACAGCTACAGCGATACCTCCGCGATGCTCGGGGTGAAATACAGCTTCTAA
- the yihX gene encoding glucose-1-phosphatase, which produces MLYIFDLGNVIVDIDFNRVLGTWSDLSRVPLASLKQSFTMGEAFHQHERGEITDEAFAEALCHEMDLSLSYEQFSHGWQAVFVALRPEVIDIMQKLREQGHRVVVLSNTNRLHTTFWPDEYPEIRRAADHIYLSQDLGMRKPETRIYQHVLQQEGFSASDTVFFDDNVDNIEGANQLGITSILVTDKTVIPDYFAKLLC; this is translated from the coding sequence ATGCTCTATATCTTTGATTTAGGAAATGTGATTGTCGATATCGACTTCAACCGCGTATTAGGTACCTGGAGCGATCTGAGCCGTGTGCCGCTGGCGTCGTTAAAGCAAAGTTTTACGATGGGTGAGGCCTTCCATCAGCACGAACGAGGCGAAATCACCGACGAAGCGTTTGCCGAGGCCCTTTGCCATGAGATGGATCTGTCGCTGAGCTACGAGCAGTTTTCTCACGGCTGGCAGGCCGTTTTTGTCGCGCTGCGACCTGAGGTTATCGACATCATGCAGAAACTGCGTGAACAGGGACATCGCGTGGTCGTCCTGTCGAATACCAACCGGCTGCATACAACATTTTGGCCAGACGAATATCCGGAGATTCGCCGGGCGGCGGATCATATTTATCTGTCGCAGGATCTGGGTATGCGAAAGCCGGAGACGCGGATTTATCAGCATGTTCTACAGCAAGAGGGTTTTTCAGCGAGCGATACGGTCTTTTTTGACGACAACGTCGATAATATAGAAGGGGCCAACCAGTTGGGGATAACCAGCATTCTGGTGACCGATAAAACCGTCATCCCGGATTATTTCGCGAAGCTGTTATGCTAA
- a CDS encoding virulence factor BrkB family protein — translation MLKTVHQKARHHTRPIWAWLKLLYKRIDEDNMTTLAGNLAYVSLLSLVPLIAVVFALFAAFPMFSDVSVQLRHFIFANFIPATGDVIQRYIEQFVANSNKMTAVGACGLIVTALLLMYAIDSALNTIWRSTRVRPKVYSFAVYWMILTLGPLLAGASLAISSYLLSLRWASDLNTVIDDVLRLFPLILSWLSFWLLYSVVPTTRVPNRDAIVGAFVAAVLFEAGKKGFALYITMFPSYQLIYGVLAVVPILFVWVYWTWCIVLLGAEITVTLGEYRKLKQAAEQEEADQP, via the coding sequence ATGCTAAAAACGGTACATCAAAAAGCCAGGCATCATACCCGACCGATATGGGCCTGGCTGAAACTCCTCTACAAGCGCATTGATGAGGACAACATGACGACGCTGGCAGGGAATCTTGCCTATGTTTCGCTGCTCTCATTAGTGCCGCTGATCGCCGTCGTATTTGCACTTTTCGCCGCTTTTCCGATGTTTTCTGATGTCAGTGTCCAGCTGCGCCACTTTATCTTTGCCAACTTCATCCCGGCAACCGGTGATGTGATCCAACGCTACATCGAGCAGTTTGTCGCCAACTCCAACAAAATGACGGCGGTGGGGGCCTGCGGGTTAATCGTTACCGCGCTGTTGTTGATGTATGCCATTGATAGCGCGCTGAATACTATCTGGCGCAGTACGCGCGTGCGGCCAAAAGTGTACTCCTTTGCCGTGTACTGGATGATTTTGACGCTAGGGCCATTGCTGGCAGGGGCCAGCCTGGCGATCAGTTCGTATCTCCTCTCATTACGTTGGGCCAGCGATCTCAATACGGTCATCGATGATGTATTGCGCCTCTTTCCGCTGATCCTCTCCTGGCTCTCATTCTGGCTCCTCTACAGCGTGGTGCCGACCACGCGCGTACCGAATCGTGATGCGATTGTCGGCGCCTTTGTTGCTGCGGTACTGTTCGAAGCAGGAAAGAAAGGTTTCGCGCTTTATATCACCATGTTCCCGTCATATCAGCTTATTTACGGCGTATTAGCGGTGGTGCCCATTTTGTTTGTCTGGGTGTACTGGACGTGGTGTATCGTCTTGCTTGGCGCGGAAATAACTGTCACTCTCGGGGAATACCGCAAACTTAAACAAGCCGCAGAACAAGAAGAAGCAGACCAACCATGA
- the dtd gene encoding D-tyrosyl-tRNA(Tyr) deacylase, with protein MIALIQRVTRASVTVEDEVTGEIGSGLLVLLGVEKDDDEQKANRLCERVLGYRIFSDAEGKMNLNVQQAGGSVLVVSQFTLAADTERGMRPGFSKGATPERAEALYDYFVERCRQQEMNTQTGRFAADMQVALVNDGPVTFWLQI; from the coding sequence ATGATTGCATTAATTCAGCGCGTAACCCGTGCCAGCGTCACCGTGGAGGACGAAGTGACGGGTGAAATTGGCTCAGGACTTTTAGTGTTGTTGGGTGTCGAAAAGGATGACGACGAGCAGAAAGCGAATCGCCTGTGCGAACGCGTGCTCGGCTACCGTATTTTTAGCGATGCCGAAGGCAAGATGAACCTGAACGTGCAACAGGCGGGCGGGAGCGTGCTGGTGGTGTCACAATTTACGCTGGCGGCGGATACCGAACGCGGCATGCGTCCGGGGTTTTCTAAAGGGGCGACGCCGGAGCGGGCGGAAGCCCTGTACGACTATTTCGTCGAACGCTGCCGCCAACAGGAAATGAACACGCAGACCGGACGCTTCGCTGCGGATATGCAGGTTGCGCTGGTGAATGATGGCCCCGTGACGTTCTGGTTACAGATATGA
- a CDS encoding GNAT family N-acetyltransferase, translated as MNQLPAWPRVTRESTAMYHLRVPQTEEELERYYQFRWEMLRKPLHQPKGSERDAWDAMAHHQMVVDEEGNLVAVGRLYINADNEASIRFMAVDPTVQEKGLGTLMAMTLESVARQEGVKRVTCSAREDAVEFFAKLGFVNQGEITTPQTTPVRHFLMIKPVASLDDILHRGDWCGQLQQAWYEHIPLSEKMGVRIQQYTGQKFITTMPETGNQNPHHTLFAGSLFSLATLTGWGLIWLMLRERHLGGTIILADAHIRYSKPISGRPAAVADLGSLSGDLDRLARGKKARVQLLVELSGDETTGAIFEGTYIVLPARPFGAYEEGGNEEE; from the coding sequence ATGAATCAGCTTCCGGCGTGGCCGCGGGTAACAAGAGAGAGTACAGCTATGTATCACCTTCGAGTACCGCAAACAGAAGAAGAATTAGAGCGTTACTATCAGTTTCGCTGGGAGATGCTGCGCAAGCCGCTGCATCAGCCGAAGGGGTCCGAGCGTGATGCCTGGGACGCGATGGCGCATCACCAGATGGTGGTGGATGAAGAGGGGAATCTGGTGGCCGTCGGGCGTTTGTACATCAATGCCGATAATGAGGCTTCTATCCGCTTCATGGCCGTCGATCCGACCGTGCAGGAGAAGGGGTTGGGTACGCTGATGGCGATGACGCTGGAGTCCGTCGCGCGTCAGGAAGGCGTCAAACGGGTGACCTGTAGCGCACGGGAAGATGCGGTTGAATTCTTCGCCAAACTTGGGTTTGTCAATCAGGGTGAAATCACCACGCCACAAACCACGCCGGTTCGCCACTTTTTGATGATCAAACCGGTTGCCTCGCTCGATGACATCTTGCATCGCGGCGACTGGTGCGGACAACTGCAGCAAGCGTGGTATGAACACATCCCGCTGAGCGAGAAGATGGGTGTGCGCATTCAGCAGTACACCGGGCAGAAATTTATTACCACGATGCCAGAGACGGGCAATCAAAATCCGCACCACACGCTGTTTGCCGGGAGCCTGTTTTCACTGGCCACGCTGACCGGTTGGGGGCTTATCTGGCTGATGCTGCGCGAGCGCCATCTCGGGGGCACGATTATTCTGGCCGATGCCCATATCCGCTATAGCAAACCGATTAGCGGCAGGCCCGCAGCGGTTGCCGATCTCGGCTCTCTGAGCGGCGATCTTGACCGTCTGGCGCGGGGGAAAAAGGCGCGTGTCCAGTTGCTGGTGGAGCTATCAGGTGACGAGACCACCGGCGCCATTTTTGAAGGTACCTACATTGTCCTGCCCGCCAGACCGTTTGGCGCCTATGAAGAAGGCGGAAACGAAGAAGAGTAG